Proteins encoded by one window of Canis lupus dingo isolate Sandy chromosome 10, ASM325472v2, whole genome shotgun sequence:
- the LOC112677905 gene encoding uncharacterized protein LOC112677905 isoform X2, translated as MASGARGERPLPGLPPTATTAPHAAPPPPGRQGHPNLTTPPLISMSLQSSDVSRRPPFRFFTASSPSHLTPEACPGGLSRPDFPESRAKTKARTQKAAACPSRYANLCNSRLYTGAQSEPADI; from the exons ATGGCTAGCGGGGCCAGGGGAGAGCGCCCCTTGCCTGGCCTCCCTCCGACAGCCACCACAGCCCCTCacgcagcaccccccccccccggaaggCAGGGGCATCCAAACCTGACGACACCGCCCCTTATTTCCATGAGCTTACAGTCCAGTGATGTTTCCAGAAGACCTCCTTTCCGCTTCTTCACTGCGTCGAGTCCATCCCATCTGACACCAGAGGCCTGTCCAGGAGGCCTGTCCCGGCCTGACTTTCCTGAGAGCAGGGCCAAGACAAAGGCGCGAACCCAGAAGGCTGCCGCCTGCCCTTCACG GTATGCAAATCTATGTAACAGCAGACTCTACACCGGAGCCCAGAGCGAACCAGCGGACATCTGA
- the LOC112677905 gene encoding uncharacterized protein LOC112677905 isoform X1, whose translation MEKYCGVTQRDTHRPLSSAHPGSPAGAPCARSGTPHLKAGSGPPHLARRALSAPKHRLLPAKQDPVGGDFSLFPKESPRGPLHGQHPHPPHPCLCLSTPSPRIRVSVCPCIYASVHLCILASAHPCVHAFETRPDLQELGPGLRRDRPPFPVTQPRGCRGLRRGWGPRGPQPAALTAEDRLGDCLPGGHLREPSLPACASRFLSALCGLAAAWSREVLLPLLLGSFLPFLFSFLFFLVVNNNHYFGLATSQQRFWGPRELPSLSPPPPLPLLLASLLLSLLFLRFLLLPSPLPFPLPSPPPSLPPPPLPPPPPPPPPGFFSLMFLGIKGRSPGTLQLKTLMRTMPEKSRLPET comes from the coding sequence ATGGAGAAGTACTGCGGGGTTACTCAGAGGGACACCCACCGGCCGCTGTCCTCGGCTCACCCTGGTTCACCCGCCGGAGCGCCGTGCGCACGCTCAGGAACACCTCATTTGAAGGCAGGCTCGGGGCCCCCGCATCTTGCCAGGCGTGCCCTCAGCGCCCCCAAACATCGGTTACTTCCCGCCAAACAAGATCCAGTCGGCggtgatttttcactttttcccaAAGAGTCACCGCGGGGTCCCTTACACggccagcacccccaccccccgcatccGTGCCTCTGTctgtccaccccctccccccgcatcCGTGTCTCTGTCTGTCCCTGCATCTATGCATCCGTGCATCTGTGCATCCTTGCATCTGCGCATCCGTGCGTCCATGCATTCGAAACACGACCTGATTTACAGGAGTTGGGCCCCGGGCTCCGCAGGGACCGCCCCCCCTTCCCAGTGACCCAGCCCCGGGGATGCAGGGGCCTTCGGAGAGGCTGGGGTCCCCGAGGGCCACAGCCCGCTGCGCTGACTGCAGAGGACCGGCTCGGGGATTGCCTTCCAGGGGGTCACCTTCGAGAACCTTCCCTTCCCGCCTGCGCCAGTCGCTTTCTCTCCGCTTTGTGCGGCCTCGCCGCAGCCTGGTCGCGGGAAGTCTTGCTGCCTCTGCTGCTCGGctcctttttgccttttcttttttcttttcttttttttttagttgtgaaTAATAATCACTATTTTGGCCTCGCTACTTCCCAACAGAGATTCTGGGGTCCTCGTGAGCtccccagcctctctcctcctcctcccctccccctcctcctcgcctccctcctcctctccctcctgttcctccgcttcctcctcctcccttcccctctccccttccccctcccttctcctcctccttccctcccccctcctcctcttcctcctcctcctcccccccccccaccaggcttTTTCAGTTTGATGTTTTTAGGTATCAAAGGAAGGTCTCCAGGAACCCTGCAACTCAAGACTTTAATGAGGACCATGCCCGAGAAATCCCGGCTGCCAGAGACATGA